One Triticum dicoccoides isolate Atlit2015 ecotype Zavitan chromosome 5B, WEW_v2.0, whole genome shotgun sequence genomic window carries:
- the LOC119308895 gene encoding uncharacterized protein LOC119308895, whose protein sequence is MRPPEQSPLQQAALPEQPILDELLEEIFLRLPTAADLARASMACVSFRRVVAGHAFRRRFRALHPPPLLGILDLPFIPAQPPHPSAAAACAYADAGADFWCSFLPSRERWGITDVHDGRVLLAGVPAGSIYPWGGSKLLRDFAVCDPLFRVYLVLPVIPDDLTALVHEPDITDVDYFLAPPAEDEDDCVSFRVMCLARCKTKLVLFVFSRGAGQWRTVAFDSGSEIYWASRRYYCRRSFCRAFFPGNKLLMLDTDRMEFSVVNLPIEPWPEEYEMTFGEGAKGRLGIFTIFDDFDEKQGGVSFTFGMAYCEMMGTAQTRGKQRR, encoded by the coding sequence ATGCGGCCGCCGGAGCAGTCACCGCTCCAACAGGCCGCGCTGCCGGAGCAGCCAATCCTCGACGAGCTCCTCGAGGAGATCTTCCTCCGGCTCCCCACGGCCGCAGACCTCGCCCGCGCCTCCATGGCCTGCGTCTCCTTCCGCCGCGTGGTCGCCGGCCACGCCTTCCGCCGCCGTTTCCGTGCTCTCCACCCGCCGCCCCTCCTAGGTATCCTCGACCTCCCGTTCATACCTGCCCAGCCGCCCcacccctccgctgccgccgcctgcGCCTACGCCGACGCCGGGGCCGACTTCTGGTGCTCCTTCCTCCCATCCCGCGAGCGGTGGGGTATAACCGACGTTCATGACGGCCGCGTCCTCCTCGCTGGCGTCCCCGCCGGAAGCATCTACCCTTGGGGCGGCAGCAAATTGCTAAGAGACTTCGCCGTCTGCGACCCATTGTTCCGTGTCTACCTTGTGCTGCCTGTCATCCCTGACGACCTAACTGCATTAGTCCATGAGCCAGATATCACGGATGTGGATTACTTCCTTGCGCCTCCTGCCGAGGATGAGGATGACTGTGTATCCTTCAGAGTGATGTGCTTGGCGCGATGCAAAACCAAGCtggttctcttcgtcttctctcgaGGTGCCGGACAATGGCGTACTGTTGCATTTGATTCCGGATCTGAGATATATTGGGCCTCAAGGCGCTACTATTGCCGTCGATCTTTTTGTCGGGCATTTTTCCCGGGGAACAAATTGCTCATGCTCGACACAGACAGGATGGAGTTCTCTGTTGTCAACCTACCCATTGAGCCCTGGCCCGAAGAGTATGAGATGACCTTTGGGGAGGGAGCTAAAGGAAGACTTGGGATATTTACTATCTTCGACGATTTTGATGAGAAACAAGGTGGTGTATCTTTCACCTTTGGTATGGCATACTGCGAAATGATGGGGACCGCGCAAACTCGTGGCAAGCAAAGGCGATGA